From Puniceicoccus vermicola, one genomic window encodes:
- a CDS encoding polysaccharide biosynthesis protein yields the protein MIRIVLLALVYSALFVAALLLAYEVRFDFLIPESYRDQRWWALLYVLPLKLLALFCFGQFRGLLSFFRVPDLNRTFAALFLCSLIFFAIRIFPAPGLVDIPRGIILADLLFSTVGLVGFRMVLRIYREKKGAGPREKHQRHRVVVIGAGSTGAALAADLLARPQLGLHPVVFLDDDPEKKGRQIHGVPIWGNPEQLEDAAERFSATRIVIAVPTLQARRIREILKTAGNVGLETVIVPSLHELSSGRIRVEEMRRVEVEDLLGRESVPIKVDLIRKIVEGQTVLVTGAGGSIGSELVRQLATLSPKKLLLIDAAENALFEIVEEMREGFPGVDLESWVLDYREWAITRRILETQPPSVIFHAAAYKHVPLMESQPREAVLNNFLGTYQLSKLAIEFGVERFVLISTDKAINPTSVMGCSKRMAEIALQSLQRESQNTKFLAVRFGNVLGSSGSVIPTFRRQIARGGPVTVTHPEVTRYFMTISEAVGLVLQAASLGEGGEIFLLEMGDPIKIIDLARQMIQLSGYEPETEIEIEITGLRPGEKLFEELNYDTETSDETNHPRIRRLQCLSARTERFEEWIAELEKDLLTLSREELKKKIAERVPEYQPFVE from the coding sequence ATGATTCGAATCGTTCTGCTTGCCTTGGTCTATTCGGCCCTTTTTGTCGCGGCGTTGTTGCTGGCTTACGAGGTGCGATTTGATTTTTTGATCCCGGAGTCCTATCGGGATCAGCGTTGGTGGGCGCTCCTCTATGTCTTGCCTCTCAAGTTGCTGGCCCTCTTTTGCTTTGGGCAGTTTCGGGGGTTGCTATCTTTCTTTCGGGTTCCGGATTTGAATCGGACCTTTGCGGCTCTGTTTTTGTGCAGCCTGATCTTTTTTGCGATCCGGATATTTCCTGCTCCCGGTTTGGTGGACATCCCCCGCGGGATCATTCTCGCTGATCTTTTGTTCTCCACGGTCGGGCTGGTCGGATTTCGGATGGTTTTGCGAATCTACCGGGAAAAGAAAGGGGCGGGGCCACGGGAAAAACATCAACGCCATCGGGTGGTGGTCATCGGTGCGGGTTCGACGGGAGCCGCTCTCGCTGCGGACCTTTTGGCCCGTCCTCAGCTCGGGTTGCATCCGGTTGTTTTCCTCGACGACGACCCGGAGAAGAAGGGAAGGCAGATCCACGGGGTTCCCATCTGGGGAAATCCGGAACAGTTGGAGGATGCCGCTGAACGCTTTTCGGCTACTCGGATTGTCATCGCGGTGCCAACCCTCCAGGCGCGGCGAATTCGCGAAATTTTGAAGACCGCCGGAAACGTCGGGTTGGAGACGGTGATTGTCCCGAGCCTCCACGAGCTTTCGAGCGGACGGATCCGTGTTGAAGAGATGAGGCGGGTTGAGGTGGAAGATCTCTTGGGGCGGGAGTCGGTCCCGATCAAGGTCGACCTCATTCGAAAGATTGTCGAAGGGCAGACGGTTCTCGTTACCGGAGCGGGTGGAAGTATCGGCTCTGAACTGGTGCGCCAGTTGGCGACCCTGTCCCCGAAGAAACTGTTGTTGATCGACGCGGCCGAGAATGCCCTCTTCGAGATCGTAGAAGAGATGAGAGAGGGGTTTCCCGGGGTGGACCTGGAATCGTGGGTGCTCGATTATCGAGAGTGGGCGATCACTCGCCGCATTCTGGAAACGCAGCCGCCTTCGGTGATCTTTCATGCAGCTGCCTATAAACATGTTCCCCTGATGGAGTCCCAGCCTCGGGAGGCTGTCCTGAACAATTTTCTCGGGACCTACCAACTGTCGAAGCTCGCCATCGAGTTTGGGGTGGAGCGCTTTGTTCTCATCTCGACCGATAAGGCGATCAACCCGACGAGTGTGATGGGCTGCTCGAAGCGAATGGCCGAAATCGCTCTCCAGAGCCTTCAAAGGGAATCGCAGAATACGAAGTTCCTTGCGGTGCGTTTCGGAAATGTTCTTGGCTCCTCCGGGAGTGTAATTCCCACCTTTCGACGCCAGATCGCCCGGGGCGGACCCGTGACCGTGACGCATCCAGAGGTCACCCGCTATTTCATGACCATCTCTGAAGCGGTAGGCCTCGTCTTGCAGGCGGCTTCGCTGGGGGAGGGAGGCGAAATCTTTCTCCTCGAAATGGGCGACCCCATCAAGATCATCGACCTCGCCCGACAGATGATTCAGCTGAGCGGATACGAGCCGGAAACGGAGATTGAAATTGAGATCACCGGTCTCCGTCCGGGAGAAAAATTGTTCGAAGAACTGAACTACGACACCGAGACCTCCGACGAAACCAATCACCCCAGAATCCGTCGTCTCCAATGCCTCTCGGCGAGGACGGAAAGGTTTGAAGAGTGGATCGCCGAACTCGAAAAAGACCTCCTCACCCTCTCCCGGGAAGAGCTAAAGAAAAAGATCGCCGAGCGGGTCCCCGAATACCAACCCTTCGTCGAATAA
- a CDS encoding AAA family ATPase: MLISSILELDRRAKELGRRRGLRRALFASLSVDDGRHFNGIVGPRGAGKTILLQQLAASTDDSIYISLDTLPRDVDLYALVRELAEGYQYRRFFLDEIHFADKGLGALKQIYDFLDVRIYFTSSVALRIRESVYDLARRVKLHALDYFSYREYLEFKHGEVLPRLEWNALLEGAVAPEYLRAGDRFGSYLAGGLIPFALEEPDPFPLLEATLEAIIAKDIPNSLRLRVDELETLRRMIAFVGRSDVDGINYSSLSSNLGITKYKAEQYAAAFENAFILQRIFPAGTNVLKEPKVLLMPPIRRLYRPLEEVRGGLREDFFALAMRQAGRELNYLKSTRGAKTPDFLLQLDGQNWVFEIGGKGKGRSQFKGVRADRKIVMADGGGFATDRMPLHLVGFLA, from the coding sequence ATGTTGATATCATCAATTCTAGAGTTGGACCGTAGGGCCAAAGAACTCGGTCGCCGTCGTGGGTTGAGGCGGGCGTTGTTTGCTTCGCTGAGCGTGGATGACGGGCGCCACTTTAATGGAATTGTCGGTCCCAGAGGAGCTGGCAAAACGATTCTTTTGCAGCAGCTCGCGGCCTCGACCGATGACAGCATCTACATTTCGTTGGACACATTGCCGCGCGATGTGGATCTGTATGCGTTGGTTCGGGAACTGGCCGAAGGGTATCAATACCGACGGTTTTTTTTGGACGAAATTCATTTCGCCGACAAGGGGTTGGGGGCTCTGAAGCAAATTTATGATTTTTTGGATGTCCGAATTTATTTTACGAGTTCGGTTGCGCTGCGAATCCGAGAATCCGTTTACGATCTGGCGCGACGCGTCAAATTACATGCGCTCGATTATTTTTCGTACCGGGAGTATCTTGAGTTTAAGCATGGCGAAGTCTTGCCGCGCTTGGAATGGAACGCTCTGCTGGAGGGAGCGGTCGCACCGGAGTATCTACGGGCGGGTGATCGCTTTGGTTCCTATCTGGCCGGCGGTTTGATTCCTTTCGCATTGGAAGAGCCGGATCCTTTTCCTCTACTTGAAGCGACCTTGGAGGCGATCATTGCAAAGGATATTCCGAATTCCCTGAGGTTACGGGTGGATGAGTTGGAGACTCTACGCCGGATGATCGCCTTTGTCGGTCGATCGGATGTGGACGGAATCAACTACAGCAGCCTTTCCAGTAATCTCGGCATCACCAAATACAAGGCAGAGCAATACGCGGCGGCCTTCGAGAATGCGTTCATTCTGCAGCGCATTTTTCCCGCGGGGACCAATGTCCTGAAAGAGCCGAAAGTTCTGCTGATGCCCCCAATCCGAAGGCTGTATCGCCCGCTCGAAGAAGTGCGTGGAGGTCTACGGGAAGACTTTTTTGCACTGGCTATGCGCCAGGCGGGACGGGAGCTGAACTACTTGAAATCAACGCGGGGTGCGAAAACCCCCGATTTCCTGCTGCAGTTGGATGGCCAAAACTGGGTTTTCGAGATTGGTGGGAAGGGAAAAGGACGTAGCCAATTCAAGGGAGTTCGAGCCGATCGTAAGATCGTCATGGCCGATGGAGGGGGCTTCGCTACCGATCGAATGCCCCTGCACTTGGTTGGCTTCTTGGCGTAG
- a CDS encoding HAD-IIIC family phosphatase: protein MSSLELSLEHLQRFPESTLVRLLESASPEQLLSTWASNAGTLPQIREEWIDAFLRLCEQTESFPALQEAGFLSIPGPWSQNPPSQWLLARALTAASDPSQALSFYRGLIPQPLSPRLLLDAAQCAIKAIQWDDAWQWLSTATRESRDYSLLQKAARLYRRIEKADTLPELIPLKVAFLFSSAPQLILPILTAKGYASGIQLKLLTPPFDNVTPFIRDPDSPLYEFRPDVVILGLNYRQLEPLSENESAETWIDRQAQSIRDRWTAITANHSCRILQQTCDLPHHPSDGNLSTTLRSGLSARIHQLNAEILNSPPPFVNFLDSGRLQSGLGETIWNDDRLWHIARQHPATPAVPALADEITALLRAQAGQTRKVLVLDLDNTLWGGVIGEDGIEGIQVGPETPTGEAFTAFQEYLLELKARGILLAVCSKNNETEARIPFETHDGMRLRLNDFVAFVANWDPKDQNLRAIAKQINLGLDSLVFVDDSPVECDWIRSRHPEVAVVQLPDDPTRYVETLDRGRWFESLHVSAEDRNRHALYRSQKLRNQAKEEAPSLESYLASLQMQVRSGPFDSLHLQRIAQLIQRTNQFNLTSRRHSPEQLERLVNDPHIWTQWFALEDRFGDNGLVGLVIAECGETTWTLDSFLMSCRVIGRKLEAQMLETVTEAARQSGATHLQGIYRPTPKNDLVSNFYRQHGFEAIGEKDGVFLFQRTVGGD from the coding sequence ATGTCGTCTCTCGAACTCTCCCTGGAACACCTGCAGCGATTTCCCGAATCGACTCTGGTTCGCCTTCTGGAGAGTGCATCCCCCGAACAACTCCTCTCTACCTGGGCTTCAAACGCCGGCACACTCCCCCAGATCCGGGAAGAGTGGATCGATGCCTTTCTCCGCCTCTGCGAACAAACGGAATCATTTCCTGCCCTGCAGGAGGCTGGATTCCTCTCCATCCCTGGCCCATGGTCGCAAAACCCTCCGAGCCAGTGGCTACTCGCCCGCGCCCTCACCGCGGCCAGCGATCCCTCACAGGCACTTTCGTTTTATCGAGGCTTGATCCCGCAACCCCTCTCCCCGCGCCTTCTCCTCGACGCGGCCCAATGCGCCATCAAGGCAATCCAATGGGACGACGCCTGGCAATGGCTCAGCACCGCCACCCGGGAATCCCGCGACTACAGCCTCCTCCAAAAAGCGGCCCGTCTCTATCGCCGTATTGAGAAGGCCGACACACTTCCCGAACTCATCCCCCTCAAGGTTGCCTTTCTTTTCAGCAGTGCCCCGCAGCTGATCCTCCCCATTCTCACCGCCAAGGGATACGCCTCCGGGATACAGCTCAAGCTCCTGACTCCTCCCTTCGACAACGTGACCCCGTTTATTCGGGATCCCGACTCCCCTCTGTACGAGTTTCGCCCCGACGTCGTCATCCTCGGACTCAATTACCGTCAGCTCGAACCTCTCTCCGAGAACGAATCCGCCGAAACCTGGATCGACCGTCAGGCCCAATCCATTCGAGACCGCTGGACCGCCATCACAGCAAACCACTCCTGCCGGATCCTCCAACAAACCTGCGACCTGCCGCACCATCCCTCCGACGGAAACCTTTCCACAACCCTCCGCTCCGGACTCTCGGCACGTATTCACCAGCTGAATGCAGAGATTCTAAATTCGCCCCCACCGTTCGTTAACTTTCTCGACAGCGGCCGTCTACAATCCGGTTTAGGTGAAACCATTTGGAACGACGATCGCCTTTGGCACATCGCCCGCCAGCATCCAGCCACTCCGGCAGTCCCGGCACTCGCCGACGAGATTACCGCCCTCCTCCGCGCCCAAGCCGGCCAAACCCGCAAAGTCCTCGTCCTCGACCTCGACAACACTCTCTGGGGAGGCGTCATCGGAGAAGATGGCATTGAGGGGATTCAGGTAGGCCCGGAGACTCCGACTGGCGAAGCCTTCACCGCTTTCCAGGAATATCTCCTCGAACTCAAAGCCAGGGGAATTCTCCTCGCCGTCTGTTCCAAAAACAACGAAACCGAAGCTCGCATCCCGTTTGAAACTCACGACGGAATGCGACTTCGGCTCAATGATTTCGTCGCCTTTGTCGCGAACTGGGATCCGAAGGACCAAAACCTCCGGGCAATCGCCAAACAAATCAACCTCGGGCTCGACAGTCTCGTCTTTGTCGACGACAGCCCCGTAGAGTGCGACTGGATCCGGAGTCGCCATCCTGAGGTCGCAGTCGTTCAACTCCCCGACGATCCCACCCGCTATGTAGAAACCCTCGACCGGGGACGCTGGTTTGAATCGCTGCACGTCTCCGCAGAAGATCGCAACCGCCACGCCCTGTATCGCTCGCAGAAACTACGCAACCAAGCGAAAGAGGAAGCGCCCTCCCTTGAAAGTTATTTGGCCAGTTTACAGATGCAGGTGCGATCGGGCCCATTTGACTCCCTTCACCTGCAACGGATTGCCCAACTCATCCAGCGCACCAATCAGTTTAACCTGACTTCACGGCGGCACTCTCCCGAGCAGCTAGAACGCCTTGTCAATGATCCTCACATCTGGACCCAGTGGTTTGCCCTCGAAGACCGCTTTGGCGACAACGGACTGGTGGGACTGGTGATCGCCGAGTGCGGCGAGACCACTTGGACCCTCGACAGCTTTCTCATGAGCTGCCGCGTCATTGGCCGAAAACTTGAGGCCCAGATGCTCGAGACGGTCACCGAAGCCGCCCGTCAATCCGGAGCGACCCATCTCCAAGGCATCTATCGCCCCACCCCCAAGAATGATCTCGTCTCCAACTTTTACCGACAGCATGGTTTTGAAGCCATCGGGGAGAAAGACGGAGTGTTTCTGTTTCAACGGACGGTTGGGGGTGATTGA